One region of Palaemon carinicauda isolate YSFRI2023 chromosome 40, ASM3689809v2, whole genome shotgun sequence genomic DNA includes:
- the LOC137632049 gene encoding proteoglycan 4-like: MNEDLERIYDPFPKCNDTGCAQYTGGKCGNWTKKDPCLYVIMHDSLCSALMKPTCSCCLPCNGTCKTGGECRDKCGPQEYEDPVFKCGENCKCCREKTDCGGSCGEGGTCRSNSCLPNEEEEPGKCPFKGCVCCRQKACTGGLCGNDGVCRNECIFPEYKHPLFRCKDENCKCCHKGQGSHCGEPCGGIHGGICKEQCDPDEMMSHHGCGGKKCSCCVKKQSCDGTCGKDLSYYCSNSCPPKQKVPGICPGFDCDCCRIDPSVTTTPFPKSVSETTTTTALGNKYSTTTETEHTTTKETEYPTMTETGYTTTEAKYPTMTETGYTTTKETEYPTRTETGYTTTEAKYPTMTETGYTTTKETVYSSTTETEHPTTTETEYSTMTETGYTTTKEIEYPTATETGYSTMTETGYTTAKETEYPTTTETGYTTAKETEYPTTTETGYTTTKETEYPTMTETGYTTTKKIEYTTTTETEDPTITETDYPKTEGIGFSTTTETEYSTTK; this comes from the exons ATGAATGAGGATTTGGAACGAATTTACGATCCTTTTCCAAAATGTAACGATACTGGCTGTGCCCAATATACTGGCGGGAAATGTGGAAATTGGACGAAAAAAGACCCTTGTCTCTACGTGATCATGCATGATTCCCTGTGTTCTGCGCTGATGAAGCCAACGTGCAGCTGCTGTTTGC CTTGTAATGGTACATGTAAAACTGGAGGCGAATGCCGAGACAAATGCGGTCCTCAAGAATACGAAGATCCAGTTTTCAAATGCGGGGAGAACTGCAAGTGCTGCCGTGAAAAGACAG ACTGCGGGGGATCTTGTGGCGAAGGAGGAACGTGCAGATCAAACTCTTGTCTTCCTAATGAAGAAGAAGAGCCTGGCAAATGTCCCTTCAAAGGTTGCGTTTGTTGCCGTCAAAAGG CATGCACTGGAGGCCTCTGTGGAAACGATGGCGTCTGCAGAAACGAGTGCATCTTTCCTGAGTACAAGCATCCTTTATTTAGATGCAAGGACGAGAACTGTAAATGCTGCCACAAAGGTCA AGGTAGTCACTGCGGAGAGCCCTGTGGGGGCATCCATGGAGGAATCTGCAAAGAACAATGCGACCCGGATGAAATGATGAGCCATCATGGCTGCGGTGGGAAAAAATGTTCTTGCTGCGTGAAGAAACAAA GTTGCGACGGGACATGTGGAAAGGACTTATCGTATTACTGCTCGAATTCTTGTCCACCGAAACAAAAGGTTCCAGGAATCTGTCCCGGTTTCGACTGTGATTGCTGTAGGATTGACCCCTCAGTGACGACAACACCATTCCCCAAATCAGTATCAGAAACTACAACAACGACAGCGCTGGGAAATAAGTATTCCACAACAACAGAGACTGAACATACTACAACAAAAGAGACTGAATATCCCACAATGACAGAGACTGGATATACTACAACAGAGGCTAAATATCCCACAATGACAGAGACTGGATATACTACAACAAAAGAGACTGAATATCCCACAAGGACAGAGACTGGATATACTACAACAGAGGCTAAATATCCCACAATGACAGAGACTGGATATACTACAACAAAAGAGACTGTATATTCCTCAACAACAGAGACTGAACATCCCACAACAACAGAAACTGAATATTCCACAATGACAGAGACTGGCTATACTACAACAAAAGAGATTGAATATCCCACAGCAACAGAGACTGGATATTCCACAATGACAGAGACTGGCTATACTACAGCAAAAGAGACTGAATATCCCACAACAACAGAGACTGGCTATACTACAGCAAAAGAGACTGAATATCCCACAACAACAGAGACTGGCTATACTACAACAAAAGAGACTGAATATCCCACAATGACAGAGACTGGCTATACTACAACAAAAAAGATTGAATATACCACAACAACAGAGACCGAAGACCCCACAATAACAGAGACTGACTATCCTAAAACAGAAGGGATTGGATTTTCCACAACAACAGAGACTGAATATTCTACAACAAAATAG